A section of the Leptotrichia sp. HSP-342 genome encodes:
- a CDS encoding autotransporter-associated N-terminal domain-containing protein has product MSNELKQLRKNLKSFAKKCKNFKYTDSALLTFLLCGTVMSNNFLTAETKEPSVENYRYEFLKSINKMQENVKKSKKENKRLLNSSNLELIQLMEQGDHVVKSPWINWQFANGGYYNDWHEAYKGIGDKNEKYPYEGIFERSLNLYERTISPNSDNYELLERTRRLASATGLANGYGLISVYSATEPLVSFEISAGIRPRRVNKSPLSIADKTAIIPILPEPIRFTPPKPVIKLPVLPDLPAPPTFNIQLGSYQNPMGYITLPGINGSFYNNPAIGTPRTYTQANTSINDITTNNPSLRYGWASQAGGKSALFFIHFDVISNDTNGSTVQLNNNLTVTSKNPLNTSQRQDEINAGRNYNGQDFLVGGSRAATVDNVIDVDLENNSTINLIGPLVVGFEAQTDTYLKQTRNFDQKERKITNGNGGVITDALEPSDSELQSLIPLNTERSLIPGMFANRPASIEIKNKNGYVGHKVGLILTYENRDEYPNSNYFLTNNGIIRFFGEKSIGMQVFALSSPSRVTMSNTGSGTKGMFMGGIESYAMKWSSRVANNSTMNNSGTIEISGDAGTHTSAGVTTVLNSLSSGMAVIENGITEGKAAFSIRGYNGKVTNSGTINVSGGKGNTGMVLIVNAADDITNASKGTINVSSVAGRQNIAMRVDKGTVTTDAPGTPKAINDGNIYLDGDSSMGIVGTNADVKNNNGKKIATKTNLTIINGVGMATRGGNLENEGEIDLEGTGVSTNIGVYMTKGTNNPTGTFSKTSVIKVKGDDSTGALISNGTLNYGGNITAVGDGVSGLIIGDNKSNTADATVKANGTITVNNGLQSAGIYTYTDSSSGKSVTVKKGSYGIVVGKNSKLVSDGKNNVDVNVSVKGTESIGLYAGENAKLEVKDHTVNADDGAVNYDADKNSTLTLKGTGTARTGKKSLLFYLGENGTGKISLGGTMNATIEGGTTPVERGNAFYYVGNGTTFGTSEIENWAKNNFGDGNTSTLGNLNLTMNTGSRLFIAQNVGMNLSDTTGDTISSATGANITGTDYKTFMLYLSKLTINQNVDLDDTSDAYNHLEISNSSIKNKTAKVMAGTNDNQVAMAQENNKDLYLRNKVTLENEGEINLSGTRSTGIYAKFGELYNKASGVITVANKSTAMYGVGDSLLENIGKISIGTNSIGMYSEGSTTQAMKNSGIIQLSQTDSVAMSYKPDSSLAAGTIVENVGKIELTGDRNTGIYASGTSAYKARNSGIITLSDSAVINNPNVGLYTNNKAATLENTGVLNIGKNSIGIYGYEAKNSGKLNVGNAGIGIYSQNGDISLTNGKITTGTDEAVGVYTVGTSQNITNMATSFEIGDNSFGFVNVGTGNKITSNIANVGLGNKNVYVYSNDTAGLILNNTNITSTGEENYGIYSAGTVINNGNINLSSGKGSVAIYSIRGGTATNTGIINVGASDVVNKLYSVGMGAGYGTTDTGNVVNRGTINVNGKSGIGLYASGSGSTATNTAIINLNENNTTGIYVTDGAAAVNSGTITTGPGTYRNVVGVYLGEGSTLNNTGTININARNGKGVYLKGGTVINYGNITVNGETDINRTVVPFTTPDTGKELGGLIVTAPSGALSATITVNGVPQIPVVINTEARNPISVSASSIGMYVNTSGISFTNVINGLENLTSEADLIIGTEAAEITNSKYILINDPRILDTYRNAMENNPNIKWTVYSSSLTWMATPTLELGTNRITSLYLAKVPYTAWAGRESTPVKSTDTYNFADGLEQRYGVNALGSREREIFTKLNSIGNNEEILLYQAFDEMMGHQYGNLQQRINSTGNTLNKEFEHLQKDWRNPSKQNSKIKIFGMRNEYNSDTAGIINYTSNAYGVAYVHENETLKLGNSVGWYAGAVTNKFKFKDIGHSKEKQTMVKAGIFKTISPSSDYNGVLKWRISGDIFTGINEMNRKYLVVDDVFEASSNYNSYGMAIKNELEYDIRMSEKIHLRPYGSIKMEYGRFNSIKERSGQMKLEVKGNDYISVKPEIGAEFKYIQPLAVRTNLSIGLTASYENELGKTKNNKGRVRGTQADWFGIRGEKEDRDGNGKFDLKVGIDNTKFGITLNAGYDIKGKNTKGGIGFRAIY; this is encoded by the coding sequence ATGTCAAATGAATTAAAGCAATTGAGAAAAAACTTAAAAAGTTTTGCAAAGAAATGTAAGAACTTTAAGTATACAGATTCCGCATTACTCACATTTTTATTGTGTGGAACAGTAATGTCAAATAATTTTTTAACAGCAGAAACAAAGGAACCTTCTGTTGAAAATTATAGATATGAATTTTTAAAATCTATAAATAAAATGCAGGAAAATGTGAAAAAATCAAAAAAAGAAAACAAGCGATTGTTAAATAGCTCAAATTTAGAATTAATTCAATTAATGGAGCAGGGAGACCATGTTGTAAAATCGCCTTGGATTAATTGGCAATTTGCTAATGGTGGATATTATAACGATTGGCACGAAGCTTATAAAGGGATTGGAGACAAGAATGAAAAATATCCGTACGAAGGAATATTTGAAAGAAGTCTGAATCTTTATGAAAGAACAATATCGCCAAATAGTGATAATTATGAGCTGCTTGAAAGGACAAGAAGATTAGCTTCTGCTACAGGATTAGCAAATGGTTACGGACTTATAAGTGTATATTCAGCTACCGAACCATTAGTAAGTTTTGAAATAAGTGCCGGAATCAGGCCTAGAAGAGTTAATAAATCTCCACTTTCAATAGCTGATAAAACAGCAATCATACCTATATTACCAGAACCTATCAGATTTACGCCACCAAAACCAGTAATAAAGTTACCAGTACTACCAGATCTACCAGCACCTCCAACTTTTAACATACAATTAGGTTCTTATCAAAATCCTATGGGATACATTACACTGCCCGGAATAAACGGTTCATTTTATAATAATCCTGCAATTGGAACACCTAGAACATATACTCAAGCAAATACCAGTATAAATGATATTACAACAAATAATCCCTCTTTAAGGTATGGATGGGCTTCTCAAGCTGGTGGAAAAAGTGCGCTTTTTTTCATTCATTTTGATGTTATATCAAATGATACTAATGGTTCTACTGTTCAATTAAATAATAATTTAACTGTAACTTCTAAAAACCCACTTAATACCAGTCAAAGACAGGACGAGATCAATGCGGGAAGAAATTATAATGGTCAAGACTTCTTGGTTGGTGGTTCAAGAGCTGCTACAGTAGATAATGTTATTGATGTTGATTTGGAGAATAATAGTACTATAAATTTAATAGGACCCTTAGTTGTGGGATTTGAAGCTCAGACGGATACTTATTTGAAACAAACTCGAAATTTTGATCAAAAGGAACGTAAGATAACGAATGGTAACGGTGGAGTAATAACAGATGCTTTGGAACCAAGCGATAGCGAATTGCAATCTTTGATTCCATTAAATACAGAAAGATCATTAATTCCTGGAATGTTTGCAAACCGTCCTGCGTCGATTGAGATAAAAAATAAAAACGGATATGTGGGACATAAAGTAGGATTAATACTGACTTATGAAAATAGAGACGAATATCCTAATTCGAATTATTTTTTGACAAATAATGGAATAATAAGATTTTTTGGTGAAAAATCAATTGGAATGCAAGTATTTGCACTCTCTTCTCCAAGCAGAGTCACAATGTCAAATACTGGCTCAGGAACAAAAGGAATGTTTATGGGTGGTATTGAAAGTTATGCCATGAAATGGTCATCACGAGTTGCAAATAATAGTACAATGAACAATAGTGGTACTATTGAAATATCAGGAGATGCAGGCACACACACTTCAGCTGGAGTTACAACAGTTTTAAATTCATTGTCATCAGGAATGGCAGTTATAGAAAATGGAATCACTGAAGGAAAAGCAGCATTTTCTATAAGAGGATATAATGGAAAAGTTACAAATAGCGGAACAATTAATGTTTCTGGTGGTAAAGGAAATACTGGAATGGTTCTAATTGTAAATGCAGCAGACGACATAACAAATGCATCAAAGGGGACAATTAATGTTAGTAGTGTAGCAGGAAGACAAAATATTGCTATGAGAGTGGATAAAGGAACAGTCACGACAGATGCTCCTGGAACACCTAAAGCAATAAATGACGGTAATATTTATTTAGATGGAGATTCTTCGATGGGAATTGTTGGAACAAATGCTGATGTTAAGAATAATAATGGTAAAAAGATTGCAACAAAGACAAATCTGACAATTATTAATGGAGTTGGAATGGCAACTCGTGGTGGAAACCTTGAAAATGAAGGTGAAATTGATTTAGAAGGAACAGGAGTTTCGACTAATATTGGTGTTTATATGACAAAAGGTACTAATAATCCAACTGGAACATTTTCTAAAACAAGTGTTATCAAAGTAAAGGGAGATGATTCGACAGGAGCGTTAATATCGAATGGTACATTAAATTATGGTGGAAATATTACAGCTGTAGGAGATGGAGTTTCTGGATTAATAATAGGAGATAACAAATCAAATACTGCTGATGCGACAGTAAAAGCTAATGGAACAATAACCGTAAATAACGGATTGCAATCTGCTGGAATTTATACTTATACTGACAGTTCATCAGGAAAATCTGTAACTGTAAAAAAAGGATCTTATGGAATTGTTGTTGGTAAAAATTCAAAACTTGTAAGTGATGGAAAAAATAATGTTGATGTGAATGTAAGTGTTAAAGGGACAGAATCAATAGGGCTGTATGCTGGAGAGAATGCTAAGCTGGAAGTCAAGGATCATACTGTAAATGCAGATGATGGAGCGGTAAATTATGATGCTGATAAAAATTCAACTTTGACATTAAAAGGAACAGGAACAGCGCGTACAGGGAAAAAATCATTATTATTTTATCTTGGAGAAAATGGAACCGGTAAAATTTCATTGGGTGGAACTATGAACGCAACTATTGAAGGAGGAACGACTCCTGTGGAAAGAGGTAACGCATTTTATTACGTAGGAAATGGAACTACATTTGGTACCTCAGAAATTGAAAACTGGGCAAAAAATAATTTTGGAGATGGTAATACTTCAACTTTAGGGAATTTAAATTTGACAATGAATACAGGTTCAAGGCTGTTTATAGCACAAAATGTTGGGATGAACTTGTCTGATACAACAGGAGACACAATTTCAAGTGCTACTGGAGCTAACATAACTGGGACTGATTATAAAACGTTTATGCTTTATTTAAGCAAATTAACAATTAATCAGAATGTAGATTTGGACGATACTTCTGATGCATATAATCATTTGGAAATTTCAAATTCATCAATAAAAAATAAAACTGCTAAAGTTATGGCAGGAACAAATGATAATCAGGTTGCAATGGCTCAGGAAAATAATAAAGATCTATACTTACGAAATAAAGTTACATTGGAAAATGAAGGCGAAATTAACTTAAGTGGTACGAGGTCTACAGGAATTTATGCGAAATTTGGAGAACTTTATAATAAGGCATCAGGTGTTATTACAGTAGCTAATAAATCAACTGCAATGTACGGAGTAGGTGATTCTTTGCTTGAAAATATTGGTAAAATATCAATAGGAACTAATTCAATAGGAATGTATTCGGAAGGCTCTACGACACAGGCTATGAAAAATAGTGGAATTATTCAGCTTTCTCAGACTGACTCAGTTGCAATGTCATACAAGCCTGATTCATCACTTGCCGCTGGGACAATAGTTGAAAATGTGGGAAAAATAGAACTAACAGGTGATAGAAATACTGGAATCTATGCTTCAGGAACATCAGCATACAAAGCTAGAAATAGTGGAATTATAACGTTATCGGATTCAGCTGTAATCAATAATCCCAATGTAGGATTATACACTAATAATAAAGCTGCAACTCTTGAGAATACAGGGGTATTAAATATTGGAAAAAATTCAATTGGAATTTATGGATACGAAGCTAAAAACAGTGGAAAACTAAATGTTGGAAATGCTGGAATTGGAATCTATTCTCAAAATGGTGATATAAGTTTAACTAATGGAAAAATCACAACTGGAACAGATGAAGCAGTAGGAGTTTACACAGTAGGAACTAGTCAAAATATAACAAATATGGCAACTTCTTTTGAAATTGGAGATAATTCATTCGGATTTGTAAATGTTGGAACAGGAAATAAAATAACTTCAAATATAGCAAATGTAGGACTTGGAAATAAAAATGTGTATGTTTATTCAAATGATACAGCTGGATTAATTTTGAATAATACAAATATTACATCAACAGGAGAAGAGAATTACGGGATTTATTCAGCAGGAACAGTAATAAATAATGGAAATATAAATCTATCAAGTGGTAAAGGAAGTGTTGCAATTTACAGTATTAGAGGAGGAACTGCGACAAATACAGGTATAATCAATGTAGGTGCTTCTGATGTAGTGAATAAGCTTTATTCAGTAGGAATGGGTGCAGGATATGGGACAACAGATACTGGAAATGTTGTAAATAGAGGAACGATTAATGTAAATGGTAAAAGTGGAATTGGATTGTATGCAAGTGGTTCTGGAAGTACAGCAACAAATACAGCAATAATCAATCTAAACGAAAACAATACAACAGGAATTTATGTTACAGATGGGGCGGCAGCTGTGAATAGTGGTACAATAACTACTGGACCTGGAACTTATCGTAATGTTGTTGGAGTTTATCTGGGAGAAGGTTCTACACTTAATAATACTGGTACAATAAATATAAATGCTAGAAATGGTAAAGGAGTTTATTTAAAAGGTGGAACGGTAATTAATTACGGAAATATAACGGTAAATGGTGAAACAGATATAAACAGGACTGTAGTCCCATTTACAACACCAGATACAGGAAAAGAACTAGGGGGGCTTATAGTTACAGCACCATCTGGAGCTTTATCTGCTACAATTACCGTAAATGGAGTTCCTCAAATACCAGTAGTCATAAATACGGAAGCTAGAAATCCAATATCAGTATCAGCTTCAAGTATCGGAATGTATGTAAACACTTCTGGAATAAGCTTTACAAATGTAATAAATGGTTTGGAAAATCTAACAAGTGAGGCGGATTTAATAATTGGTACCGAAGCAGCAGAAATTACAAATAGTAAATATATCCTGATAAATGATCCAAGAATATTGGATACCTATAGAAATGCAATGGAAAATAACCCAAATATAAAATGGACTGTTTATTCATCTTCATTGACATGGATGGCTACCCCGACACTAGAATTAGGAACAAACAGAATAACAAGCCTATACTTGGCAAAAGTGCCTTATACAGCATGGGCTGGTAGAGAATCAACGCCTGTAAAAAGTACAGATACATACAATTTTGCAGATGGATTGGAACAAAGATACGGTGTAAATGCTTTAGGAAGTAGAGAAAGAGAAATATTTACAAAGCTAAATTCAATTGGGAACAACGAAGAAATTCTATTGTATCAAGCATTTGATGAAATGATGGGACATCAATATGGAAATCTTCAGCAAAGAATTAATTCGACGGGAAATACTTTAAATAAAGAATTTGAACATTTACAAAAAGATTGGAGAAATCCATCAAAACAAAATAGCAAAATTAAGATATTTGGAATGAGGAATGAGTATAATTCAGATACAGCTGGAATAATTAATTATACAAGTAATGCCTATGGTGTAGCCTATGTTCATGAAAATGAAACGCTAAAACTTGGAAATTCAGTTGGCTGGTATGCTGGAGCTGTAACAAATAAATTTAAATTTAAAGATATTGGACATTCAAAAGAGAAGCAAACAATGGTTAAAGCAGGGATTTTCAAGACAATATCACCAAGTTCTGATTATAACGGAGTATTAAAATGGAGAATATCAGGAGATATATTTACTGGAATTAATGAAATGAATCGGAAATATTTAGTTGTAGATGATGTGTTTGAAGCAAGTTCAAATTATAATTCTTATGGTATGGCAATTAAAAATGAACTGGAATATGACATA